Genomic window (Planktothrix serta PCC 8927):
GTAGCACTGCAAAACGGTAACGTCATCTTTACGCCAACGGCAGACTTTATCGGAAATGGTACCTTTGATTACAGTCTCAGTGATAGTATAAATCCCCCCGTCACCGGAAACGTTACTGTTGAAATTACTGCTACTACTCCAGCCGGAATTACTGTTACTCCTACCACTGGATTAACTACCAGTGAAGCAGGTACAACAGCTACCTTTACGGTGAAGTTAGACACTCAACCGACGGCAGATGTAACGATTCCCGTTGCGAGTTCCAACACCGCAGAAGGAACAGCCGCTCCTACGAGCTTAGTCTTTACTGCTGCTAACTGGGATACCGCCCAAACCGTTACGGTAACGGGTGTAGCTGATGGTATCGTTGATGCAAATCAAGCTTACACGATTCAACTGCAACCTGCTGTTAGTGACGATGCCAACTATACGGGCATAGATGCGGAGGATGTCTCTGTTACTAATACCAATATTAATTTTCCTCCTCCTCCCGACACCACCACTACCACCACCACTACCACCGACACCACCACTACCACCGACACTACCACCGACACCGATCCCACCACCACCACTACCACCAACCTACCAACCGATGAAATCGATACCTTGCAAGGTGGAGAGGGTGCAGATAAATTTGTCCTGACAGGTACTTCACCGACCCAACCTTCTAATCCTTCAGCCACAGACTTTACCGAAGATCAACCCAATCAACTCTTTGGGACTGAGAATAATGATGTGATTATCGGTAGTAGTGGGGATGAAACCTTACTCGGTTTCCAAGGTAATGACTTCCTAAATGGACAAGGAGGCGGGGATGAACTATTTGGAGGTGTAGACAACGACACCCTCGTTGGTAGTAGTAGCGATCAACTCCTCTATGGCAACAAAAACAGTGACCTGCTCTTTGGTGGGGATGGTCAGGATACTCTCTATGGCGGTCAAGACGATGATACCCTGACTGGCGAAAGTGGCAATGACCTGGTGTTAGGAGATAAGGGAAATGATGTTCTCTATGGTGTGACTAACTTCAACTTCGGTTACACTCTGATTTCAGACTTCACCCCCAATCAAGACGTGATTCAACTCACAGGAAGTGCAGATAACTATCGTTTGACCGATGCACCCGCAGGTACAGGTATTGGCACCGGAATCGTCCGTATTGATGATCAAGGAAATCAGCAATATATTGGTGTGATTGAAGGAGTATTGATGTCACAAACGAGCTTAACGACTAGCAACTTCTTCCAATTTGTTTAAAAGTATCAATTACTCCCCCTTCCGAATAAAAACATTCTTCCTTTTCCCTCTCAAATAAAAACATTCTTCCTTTTCCCTCTCCTTGTAGGAGAGGGCAGGGAGAGGTGGAGAGGGCAGGGAGAGGTGGGAAGGGGGCTGGGGGGTTAGGTCATACAATTTACCAAACTTCCCAACAATCCCGTAGGGTGGGTTTTGCCCATCATCTCCCCCATTAAGGTTAAATATAAAGAAGGTGATGGGAGTCGGCTATCCGACTAATTAGTTTTCTATTTCCGGTTCAAAGAATAAATCTTCAGCTTGTTCCGAAGCGGGAGAAATCACACAATTAACAACATTACTAACAACACAAACAATAGGGGCTAAATCAGTTCCTTGTAAAACCGATCCTTTTAATACAGTTTGAGATAATTCCGCCCGATCTACATTAGTATCAGCTAGAATTGTAGCGGTTAAATTAGCACTTTCTAAATTTGTACGATCCAAATTAGCTCTCCGTAAATCCGCACCTAAAAGATTCGCACGGGTGAGATTTGCTGCTTCTAAATCGCTATTAAATAGAAACGCTTGACGCAAATCAGCATTTTCTAAATTAGCTTGATTAAGATAGGATTCACTCAGATTTGCATTAACTAAACTGGCATCTCTTAAATCGGCTTTAATCAAATTGACCTGAGATAAATCCGCTTGGGATAAATCCGCTTCTCTTAAATCTGCCCGTTCTAAGATAGTATTTCTTAAATTAGCATCAAATAAATTAGCATCCGCTAAATTAGCCTGGGTTAAATCGGCATCATATAAATTGGCTTGATTCAAATTAGCGCTGCGAAGATCAACGCCCCTTAAATTTGCTCCTTGGAGTTGCGCTTTAAATAAATGAGCCCCTCGTAAATCAAACTGTTGCAAATTTGCTCCTCTTAAATCACACTCAGGACAACGATTTGTTGTTCTTAATCGTTGTAAATCCGATTCATTTTCCGCTTGAGCGACTGTGGCAAATCCTAGTGTAGATAGAATTACAGAGAATGCTAAGGTTTTAAAGTTCATATAAATCTCATGGGAGTGTGGAAACTCAGCGTCTTCAGACCTGAGAGGAAACACGACTCAGGGGAATTTATTCCCCGTGAATATTGGATTGGGAACCGACAAAAATTTTTGTATTTGCCGATTCCCGGTTTTTTTGGGATTTCTCCCACTCCTATTGCTAGGGTAATGTTAGCTTCGCCAATGTTATCGGTCGGTAACTATCTCGGTCATCACTGTCTTACCCCTCGTAAAACTGTTTAACTTTTAAGTTCCAGAGCAACGGACTAGCTTCGCATCCATTGGTGGGTCTTTAACACTTGCCGATAACGTAGTCAATTAAGACTTAGGCTGGTCAACTATCCAAAGTTAGAGGCATGAAGCCCCGTCTCTTTAGAGCGGGGTGCTGACTCCATTTTTTTAGTATTATTGCTCAACCCGTTAAAATCCTACGGGTTAGCAATGGGTTAAGCATTTGCCCAAATTTTATCACAGACAGCAGGAGTGGCAAGAGCTTTTTGGCTGAATCATTGTCATTTTAGAAAATCGGAGTAAAATTAGACTGGAATTAACGTAAATTTTTTCAGGGGAAATTATGGACAACGAAATCTATGAGTTTAATGAATCCCAGAATCAACTGATTTTGGATTTGTCTAAAAAAATGCTGTTTGTGAGTTACTTTCTGATTGCGAGTGGAGTATTGGGGGCTATTACGGGATTAATCACAATTTTACAAGGAGGATTTGGTGGGATAGTTCAAGGAGTCGTTTTATTAGTAACGGGGATTTGGACAATTAATGCTTCAAAAGCCTTTAAATTAATTGTAGAAACCCAAGGCAATGATATTGAAAATTTGATGGGTGCTTTAGGACAACTTCGCAAACTTTATACCCTGCAATATTGGCTATTTTTTATTAGTTTAATCTTTTTGGCAATTGCTGTGATTGTGATTGTTATATTTGGTATTGCAGCAGGTGGAAGTTAATCTAATTTCATCAATTTGAAATCAAATTTCATCCTTAACCCCCCTTTAAGTTTTTTTCTGATATAACGAATTACTGAGCTAAATATTCTATTAATATTTTTGAAAAATATTAGGCTAATTCTGCCATAAGAAAAGTTAATAAAAAGGGGTATTATTGATGATTTACCATCAGTTATAGGTTAAAAATAGACAGTTCACTCTAATGAGATTAGCCGCTCAATATCGATCAAATTTGAAACGAATTGATGCCTTAGATGCGTTACGAGGACTTGCGGTTTTAGCAATGGTATTATCCGGTGTAATTCCCTTTAATGGAACCTTACCTCCTTGGATGTATCACGCTCAATTTCCGCCCCCAACCCATCAATTTAACCCGAAAATAGCCGGACTAACTTGGGTTGATTTAGTCTTTCCGATCTTTATTTTTTCATTAGGAACTGCTATTCCTTTAGCCTTATCTCGGCGTTTATCTCAAGGATGGACAAATCTTGAAATCAGTTTAGGAATAGTAAAACGGGGATTTTTATTAGGAACTTTTGCGATTGTTTTACAACATTTCCGTCCAACGGTGATTAATCCTGAAGCAAGTTCTGAAAAATGGCAACTTGCTTTAATCGGATTTGCTATATTATTTTTAATGTTTGTTCAGTTACCCAGGGTTATTCCTAAATGGATTAATTTAGCTATGAATTTAATCGGTTGGGGGGCTGCGATCGCAATTTTAACTCAAATTCAATATCCCCATAATGCCAAATTGCCTGAATTTTCTCTCTATCGAAGTGATATTATTTTATTGGTATTAACAAATATTATTATTTTTACTTCTTTTATTTGGTTATTTACACGCCATCATCCCCAATTTAGAGCGGGGTTGCTGGCGGTTTTATTCGCCTTAATGTTATCGAAATCAGCCGGAGGATGGATGAGCGATCTGTTATCTATTTCTCCTATTCCTTGGTTATATCGATTTGAATATTTAAAATATTTATTTATTGCTATCCCAGGAACCTTAATTGGGGATGAAATCGTCAGTTATACCCAAATTAATGATGAATATATCCCTAAAACTTGGAACCGATTTCGCCTAGGAGGAATTGTGATTTTAATGGTGCTAATCATTTTAAATTTAGTCATCGGTTTACAATCTCGTTTACTCCCCCAAACCACCGGAATTAGTTTAATTTTATTAATTTTAAGCTATCGCTTACTCAAAGACCCTAGCCATCCCTTAGAAGAGTTACTTTATCAAATGTATCAATGGGGAATTTATGGGTTAATTTTAGGATTAGCCTTTGAACCTTATCAAGGAGGAATTAAAAAAGATCCTACAACAATGAGTTATTTTTTTATAACATTGGCGATCGCAATTTTCCTATTAATTATCTTAACCATTCTCATCGATAGTTTTGATCAAACCCTTTGGTTTCAGTTATTCATCGATACGGGTAAAAATCCCATGATTGGTTATTTAGCCTTTGCCAATTTGTTATGGCCTATTTTAGAGTTAAACGGTTGGACTCCTAAAATTGAAGCCTTAACAAATACCCCTTTTCTGGGATTTTTGAGAGGATTATCCTATACTTTAATGATAGCATTATTTGTCAGTTTATGCACCCGGTTAAAATTATTTTGGAAAACCTAATTTTATGATAATTTCTGCTCAATTAACTGTCGTGACTGGCCCAGCCCGTTCAGGAAAAAGTGAATGGGCGGAAGCCTTAGCAATACAGTCTAAAAAACAAGTAATTTATATTGCGACATCTCAACGTGATCCAACGGATCAGGAGTGGGAAATTCGGCTTCAAAAACATCAGAAACGCCGTCCGATCAACTGGAAAATCTTAGAAGTTCCTGTAGAATTAACGACAACATTACAAACTCTATCCTGTCAAGATAATTGTATCCTTGTAGATTCATTAGGAACGTGGTTAGCTAATCTTCTGGATCAAGATGAAATCACCTGGGAAAATACTCAAGATCAATTGTTACAAACCTTGGATCAAATCCCAGGAAATATCATTTTAGTCGCAGAAGAAACGGGATGGGGAATTGTTCCCGCTTATCCTATGGGTCGAAGCTTCCGCGATCGCTTAGGGGCGTTAGTTCGTCATTTAGGGGCGATCGCCAACTGCGTTTATCTGGTGACAGGCGGTTATGTTTTGAATCTGACAGAATTAGGTTCGCCGTTAAAGTCAGAATTGCCAAAAACCTGATACCCTATGTTTGAGTCAAACTTTTTCCCTGCTACGGTCAGCTTCAATTTTATGCCTAAATGGTTTGTGTTGCACTGGCGTTTTCTATGTTTATTAATTGCTTTGGGAACAATATTAACCCCATTCCTTTTGACAGTTTATATTAAAACAGTTACGAATAAACGTCGATATTTTCAAGTTGAAAAAGTTCCCAATGAACCCGTTGCAATTGTATTTGGTGCGGGAGTTTGGGCTGATGGAACCCCGACACCGATGTTAGCAGATCGAGTAGAAGGGGCGGTAGAATTATATCGTTTAGGACGAGTTCATAAAATATTAATGACGGGAGATAATGGCACTCCTGAATATAATGAAGTCGTAGCAATGCAGCAATATGCAGAACGTTTAGGAGTTCCAAATAAAGATATTAAATTAGATTATGCGGGATTTAGTACCTATGAAAGTTGTTATCGAGCAAAAGAAATTTTTGGCGTAGAAAGAGCGGTTTTAATTACCCAAAAATATCATCTTCCCCGTGCGGTTTACACCTGTAACCAATTAGGGATAGAATCAGTGGGTTTAGGAACACCGGACTGGGGAAAATTTCGGGATGATTCTATGAGATTCTATACTCAACGGGAAGTTTTAGCTGTCCTAAAAGCCATCCTAGAACTCCATATTATTCGTCCTAAACCTACCTTTCTCGGCCCCTTTGAAGGAATGTCTTAATCAGTTGTAGGGGCGGGGTTTTCCCGCCCAAACTCAAATAATCAGCAAGGGCTAACTGTCAACAATTAACACAATTAAAATTATGGCTTTATATTTAGATTCTGCCATCATTTCCGAAGCAGAAATTGTCAAAGAGTGGGGATGGGTGAAAGGAATTACCACGAACCCTACCCTATTAGCCAAAAGTGAATTATCTCCTGAAGAAACGTTAACTCAGTTAAAAAGGTTAATTTCCGGGGAAATTTATTATCAATTAACGGCTTCGGATTTTCAGGGAATGGTAACAGAAGGAAAAAAAGCCTTTGAACTATTAGGAGAACAAACGGTTTTGAAGATTCCAGCTACCTCTGTAGGATTTCAAGTTGTTGCTAATTTATCTCCAGAAATTCCCTGTTCTGTTACTGCTATTTATAGTGCGGCTCAAGCGGCTGTTGCGATGGAAGCAGGAGCTAAATATGCGATCGCGTATGTTAATCGTGCTACCCGATTATTAGGGGATGGAATTGCATTAGTAAAAGACATGGCGAATATATTAGCAGGAAGTCCTACAAAAATATTGGCAGCGAGTCTTAAATCTCCTCAAGAAGCAGCCGCAACTTTGCAAGCAGGAGCTTATCATTTAACCTTACCCTTAGACATTTTAACCGCCATGACTACCCATGAATTATCGGAAAAAACCGTTATCGAATTTAATCAGAATGGCATGGGAATTAACTTAGTAAGTTAAAATAATCCTTACAATCTTTTGGGGTTTGGGCGAGAAGACCTCGCCCCTACGGACATCCTACAATAGAATAGAGAGTGTTGAATTCCCGTGTTTTTGTAGCCATGACTCAAACTGTTGATTTCCTTAGTCATTTGAATGCTTGTCAACGTCAAGCGGTTGAGCATTTTTGCGGCCCTATGTTGGTAGTAGCGGGGGCGGGTTCGGGTAAGACACGGGCGTTAACCTATCGTATCGCTAATTTAATCCGCAGCCATCGAGTTCATCCTGAAAATATTTTAGCAGTCACATTTACCAATAAAGCCGCCAGGGAAATTAAAGAGCGGGTTGAGTCAATTTTTGCTCAACAACAAGCAGAAATTGAATTTGGAAAACCGTTTTCAGCCTTAGCAGCCGATGACCAAACTCGCCTTAAATCAAAGGTTTATCGCAGTTTAACTAAACATCTGTGGATGGGAACGTTCCATAGTTTGTGCGCTCGGATTTTAAGATATGATATTAATAAATATCAAGATGAAAGTGGGCGAAAGTGGGACAAGAATTTTTCTATTTTTGATGAGGATGATGCTCAAAAATTGGTTAAATTCATTGTTTTAAAAGATATGAATTTAGACGATAAAAAATTTGAGCCTAAAAAAATTAGATATTCTATTAGTAATGCCAAAAATTTAGGGTTTTCTCCTCAACAATATGCGAGAGAGAATCCTGATTATTATGGGCGAGTCGTATCGGAAGTTTATAGTTCCTATCAATCTCAATTAGCCTCAAATAATGCCTTAGATTTTGATGATTTAATTCGAGTCACCGTTGACTTACTTAGTCAAAACGAGCAAGTATTAGCCTATTGGAATCAAAAGTTTTGTCATATTTTAGTGGATGAATATCAAGATACTAACCGCACCCAATATAACTTAATTCGATTATTAGTAACGAATGGCGAAAATCCTAGAACGATTAAAAATTGGCAAAATCGCTCTATTTTTGTTGTGGGAGATGTGGATCAATCGATTTATTCGTTTCGGATGGCAGACTATAAAATATTATTAGAATTTCAACAGGATTTTGGCGATCGCTTACCCGATGACGATACCCGGACGATGATTAAATTAGAAGATAATTATCGCTCACGGGAAAATATTCTCCAAGTCGCTAATCATCTGATTCAACAAAATACCGAACGCATTGATAAAATCCTGCGTCCAACGCGAGGAGAAGGTCAACCGATTTATTGTTATAAGGCGGATGATGAAATAGATGAAGCCAACTTTATTCTATCACAAATTCAAGGAATTAGTCAACAAAATCCCGAATTAGATTATGGGGCTTTTGCAATTTTATATCGAACTAACGCTCAATCTCGCGCCTTAGAAGATGTGTTATTAAGAAATAATATTCCCTATACGGTTGTCGGAGGATTAAGGTTTTATGACCGTAAAGAAATCAAAGATTCCATATCTTATTTACGAGTTGTTGCTAACCCCGCCGATAGTGTGAGTTTGCTGAGAATTATTAATGTTCCCCGTCGAGGAATTGGCAAAACCACCATTGATGGGTTAGTCAATGCGTCTAAACAGTTAGGAATTCCCCTTTGGGAAGTGCTAAGTGATGAAGATTCAGTGAATACAATAGCCGGACGTTCGGCAAAATCTGTGAATCAATTTGCTCAAATTATTAAAAATTGGCAAGAACGTATAGAAGACCATTCTGCACTGCAAATTTTAGAAGGAATATTAGAAGAAGCAGGTTATATTCAAGACTTAAAAAAAGAAGGAACAGACGAAGCAGAAAACCGCTTAGAAAATATTAAAGAATTGACGAATGCGGTGTCACAATTTCAAGAAGAATATGAGGATACAACATTAGAGGGATTTTTATCCAGTGCCTCCCTTGCTTCAGATTTAGATAAATTACAAGAAGGACAAAAAGCCGTTTCTTTATTAACCCTTCATGCAGCAAAAGGGTTAGAATTTCCCATTGTGTTTTTAGTCGGTTTAGAACAGGGACTTTTCCCTAATTTCCGCAGTTTAAATGATCCCTTATCTATTGAAGAAGAACGGCGTTTATGTTATGTGGGAATTACTCGCGCTCAAGAACAATTGTTTTTAACCCATGCGTGTCAACGGCGGTTATGGGGACATTTAGAACCCTGTATCCCCTCAATGTTTTTAAAGGAATTACCAGAAGGATTAATTCATGGGTATATTCCTCCGTCTCAACCGAAAACAAGTAAAAGCAAGGGAACTAAAAAAGAGGCAAAATCACCCACTGAGACGAAACAACCTGCAAAAAATGCCAAATTAGAATCCGATGTTAAGGACTGGAAAGTGGGGGATAAAGTTTTTCATCGTACCTTTGGAATTGGTGAAGTAACCCACGTTTTTTCTAATAAAGATAAAATGTCTTTAGCGATTAAATTTGGGAGTCTTAGTCCTAAAATTCTTGACCCCAATACTGTTCCCTTACAACGCTTCAAATAATCCCGTTGTTGCGCTTCAGCGCACTTCATTTATTATTGAAAATGATAAAGAATTGCACTAATAATCACACGGTTTATGACTGACTTACTCACAGAAGCCTTCAAAAAGTCCCAAAGTCTACCCGATTATTTAACACTGATTTTACCCCCGATCGCAAACCGAACTCGGACGAGAGGCACCCCTGTCCAGAGGATATAGCCTTCTCTGATAGACAGGTGGTTAGTCCGGTTTTCGGGTGGATGGGTCAACGATCGCCCAGCAGAAACTCAGCATTGCCCTGTCCGAAAATCCTGCTAAACTCAAAAAAACAGCCACGACCCGCCATAACCTGACTCCCTGGGATGACACATTATGGACTATTCCCGACTGGTGCGACTCAATCGACCCCTGTTAGCCGGAACCGCCCTCGTGGGCTTATGTTCCATCGTCACCGGAGGGGTAGCCGGTTCGGCTGCGGGGTTAGCGGTTCCCGTGTTAGCCGGATTTTCTAACTTTTTCGCGGGGATGACCGGGAATAATTTAGGCACATTAATCGATCGCTTTCGCAACAGTAGCGATGTGCTGCGGAATGAAGATATCGCCAAAGCCGCCGGACGCACCGTAGCCAAAGCCTTGATGGAAAAAATCAGCCCCAACTATTCCGACAAGGAATCCTTAGACGATTTCGCTAATCAAATCGAGGAATATTGGGTGCAATGGGCAGAACAAGCCAAAACCCTCAACCTGTTTGAAACCCTCCAGGAAGACCAACTCTATCAGATTTTCAGCCAACAACCGGAACAGTTTACCGAGTATCAGGTGTTACCGGAAGAGGAATGGCGGGAAGTGGTCACCTGGTTATTCCAACAGGGATGTGAGAGAGGGGTTTTGGGAGATACCCTGGAGAATTATCAAGATGTCATCAGAGATTTGGCGGCAGAATTAGCCACCAACTTTAATAAACACCTGCGCCAAGTCCTGAAAGATGATGCCAACAACGGGGGTCAAGCCTTTGTGGGGATGTTATTTGACCTGCATGGGGCGACCTTGGCGAAAGTTGACGAGATTCGGGACTATTTACCCGAAATCGCCACTCGTCAGGATATGCGCCGGGTATTGGCTGCCATTTCCCAATTACAACGCCCGAACCCACCGGCACCCGCCACCCCTTGGCACGGTTTAGGGGCAGTGGATACGGTACCCCAACTCCCCCCTCATTTTCTCCCCCGTCCTGAAGATATTGCCGCCTTAAAACAACGACTCTTGACCCCCACCAATCAAACCCTAGTGATGACTGGACAGGCGCAGAAAGTCGGGTTACAGGGGATGGGAGGCTTAGGGAAAACGGTGTTATCGGCAGCTTTAGGGCGGGATAATGAGGTGCGGCGACAGTTTCCCGATGGGATTATCTGGCTGACGGTGGGGATTAACCCGGACTGTATCGCCCTGTATCAACGCATTGCCACCACCTTGGGGGAAACCAGCGCCTATCAGGAAGGGGAACCCCAGTGGAATGCTTATCTCTCGAATCTGTTGCGGGAGAAGCGCTGTTTATTGGTGCTGGATGATGTGTGGTTACAACGGGAAGCCGAGCGATTTGTGGCGGTGTTGGGGCCCGACTGTCGCCTGTTGCTGACCACGCGGGATGCCCGGTTAATTGCGGGTTTGGGCGCGAATGGCTATGAGTTGGGGATGCTGGATGATACCCAAGGGCGACAATTATTAGCCAATTGGGCGAGAGTCCCTGTGGAGATGTTACCGCCGGAAGTGGCGGCGGTGATTGACCACTGCGGAAATTTGCCCTTAGCCTTGAAGTTGGCGGGGGCGCAAGTGGGCATGGGCAACAGTTGGGCGGATTTGGTGACGGCGTTGGATGCGGCGGATTTACACTTTCTCGACCATCCCGACGGCAGTATTTATAAAGTCATCGAGACCAGTGTGGAGCAGTTAGCCGCACCCTTGCGACAGGCTTATTTAGACTTAGGGATTGTTGCGCCGGACGTGGAAGTGTCCGAGGCGGCGTTAGTCAAGTTGTGGGGAAGGCGGGGAGAGGTGCCGGACTATCGGTTGCGGCAGGGGTTGACGGAGTTGGCGCAACGGGGGTTAGTGTTTGTGTCCGGGGAGTCGCCCTCGCGGTGGATGTCGTTGCATGATGTGCCGCAGAAGTATTTACGGGAACAGGTGCAGAATCCGGTGGCGCTGCATCGGGACTGGTTGCGGAGTTATGGCGGTGGCAAGTTTCCCTGGACGGGGGCGGAGGTGGCGGCAGAGGTTTATCTATATCAGCAGGCGCTTTATCATTTCCGAGAGGCGGGGGAAATCGAGGCGTTTCGGCGGTTGTTATGGGATTTTGATTGGTTGCAAGGGAAGTTAGAGGCGACCGATATTCGGGCGCTGTTGGCAGATTTTGAGGCGGTGACGGTTGGGGAGAGTCGGGATAGTGGGCTGAAGCGGCTGGAAGGGGCGTTGCGGTTGTCGGCTCATGTGTTGGAGCAGGATAGCAGCCAGTTGGCGGGGCAGTTGTGGGGGCGGTTGTTGTCTTTTGTTGACTCTCCCCAACCCTATCGCTATTTTTGGGAAAGAATCCCCCTCATTGGAAAGTATTTACCGAAGTATGGGTCGAATTTCCAAGCTAAAACCTTCCCCGGCATCAGCCAACTGCTGACAGAGGCACAACAATATCAAAGAAAACATTGGATTCGTCCCATCTTCCCCAACCTCACCCCCCCTGGCGGGCCATTAATCCGAACCCTCTCAGGTCATAGTGATTCGGTATCGGCTCTCGCCATTACTCCTGATGGGCAACGGGTGGTTTCCGGTTCAAAGGATAAAACCTTAAAGGTCTGGAACTTGACGATAGGGAAGGAGGAACACACCCTCTCCGGTCATAGTGATTCGGTATCGGCTCTCGCCATTACTCCCGATGGACAACGGGTGGTTTCCAGTTCAAAGGATAAAACCCTAAAGGTTTGGAACTTGACGACAGGGAAGGAGGAACGCACCCTCTCCGGTCATGGTGATTCGGTATATGCTTTCGCCATTACTCCCGATGGACAACGGGTGGTTTCTACATCATCTTTGGACAAAATATTAAAACTATGGAATTTGGCAACTGGTTCAGTAGAATTAGAAATTTCTATAGGTGGTCTTGTAACAGCAATGGCTTTAACTCCTGACGGACGACAAGTAGTTTTAACATCAGTACAAAGGGATCTAGCAGTTGATAAGACTGGACAGTGGTTTTCTACGAATGTCCTAGCCCTTTGGGATTTAACAACGGGGAAAAGACTAGCTTATTTCCGGCATAGTGACTGGCTATTAAGAGTGGCTATTACCCCGGATGGTCAACAAATTATATCTGGCTCTAGGGATACCAACCTTATACTGTGGCAGTTGGTAACGGATTCAGAAGTCGGTAAGCCTGCTTACGACAACTCCTTACTTAAAGCACGTTTAGTAAATGAACTACGAATTACCCCGAACGGTGAACGAGTGGTATCAGCATCAGGAGATAAAACCCTCAAACTTTGGAACTTAAAAACTGCAAAATATATAAGAACTATTACGACTTATCCAGGACCAGTAGAGACAGTTGCGATTACCCCCAACGGCAAACGAACCGTCTCAGGAACTTTAGCAAGTTTTGAAGAAATGAAATTATGTAGTTTACGGACAAACAGAGTAATTAAATCATTTGGACATCCCTCTAAATGTCTTAAAATTACCCCAAATGGAAAAAAAGTGATTGCTGAATCAGATAAAAATATTACAATTTGGAACTTGAGGACTGGAAAAAAAGTAGCTACTTTCACTGGTCATACCGATCAGATCACATCAATTGCCATTACTCCCAATGGCAGAAGAGTTGTATCGGCATCAAAAGATAAAACACTGAAACTATGGGAATTAGATACTGGAGCAGAACTCGCAACATTCTTGGGACATGATGACTCCGTATGGTCGTTAGGCATTACCCCCGATGGCAAAAGGGTTGTATCAGGCTCAAAAGATAAAACCTTGAAAATTTGGGATTTAGAAACAGCAGAAATAGTAGCTACTTTCACTGGACATAGTGATGAAATAACATCAATCGCCATCACTCCCGACGGCAAGCGAGTTATATCAACGTCAAGAGATAAGACTCTGAAACTCTGGGACTTAGACACTGGAGTGGTAATAGCTAGTTTTACTGTTGATGGCTCTTTACTATGTTGTACTATTGCACCAGATGGAGTAACGGTACTTGCAAGTGACTGGTTATTAGGACAGGTGCATTTTCTGCGGTTGGAGGGGTTGAGGGGTTAATATCACTGTGGACTATCTAATTTTGTTAAAATTACCGA
Coding sequences:
- a CDS encoding transaldolase family protein; the protein is MALYLDSAIISEAEIVKEWGWVKGITTNPTLLAKSELSPEETLTQLKRLISGEIYYQLTASDFQGMVTEGKKAFELLGEQTVLKIPATSVGFQVVANLSPEIPCSVTAIYSAAQAAVAMEAGAKYAIAYVNRATRLLGDGIALVKDMANILAGSPTKILAASLKSPQEAAATLQAGAYHLTLPLDILTAMTTHELSEKTVIEFNQNGMGINLVS
- a CDS encoding SanA/YdcF family protein is translated as MPKWFVLHWRFLCLLIALGTILTPFLLTVYIKTVTNKRRYFQVEKVPNEPVAIVFGAGVWADGTPTPMLADRVEGAVELYRLGRVHKILMTGDNGTPEYNEVVAMQQYAERLGVPNKDIKLDYAGFSTYESCYRAKEIFGVERAVLITQKYHLPRAVYTCNQLGIESVGLGTPDWGKFRDDSMRFYTQREVLAVLKAILELHIIRPKPTFLGPFEGMS
- the cobU gene encoding bifunctional adenosylcobinamide kinase/adenosylcobinamide-phosphate guanylyltransferase, producing MIISAQLTVVTGPARSGKSEWAEALAIQSKKQVIYIATSQRDPTDQEWEIRLQKHQKRRPINWKILEVPVELTTTLQTLSCQDNCILVDSLGTWLANLLDQDEITWENTQDQLLQTLDQIPGNIILVAEETGWGIVPAYPMGRSFRDRLGALVRHLGAIANCVYLVTGGYVLNLTELGSPLKSELPKT
- a CDS encoding DUF5009 domain-containing protein; translation: MRLAAQYRSNLKRIDALDALRGLAVLAMVLSGVIPFNGTLPPWMYHAQFPPPTHQFNPKIAGLTWVDLVFPIFIFSLGTAIPLALSRRLSQGWTNLEISLGIVKRGFLLGTFAIVLQHFRPTVINPEASSEKWQLALIGFAILFLMFVQLPRVIPKWINLAMNLIGWGAAIAILTQIQYPHNAKLPEFSLYRSDIILLVLTNIIIFTSFIWLFTRHHPQFRAGLLAVLFALMLSKSAGGWMSDLLSISPIPWLYRFEYLKYLFIAIPGTLIGDEIVSYTQINDEYIPKTWNRFRLGGIVILMVLIILNLVIGLQSRLLPQTTGISLILLILSYRLLKDPSHPLEELLYQMYQWGIYGLILGLAFEPYQGGIKKDPTTMSYFFITLAIAIFLLIILTILIDSFDQTLWFQLFIDTGKNPMIGYLAFANLLWPILELNGWTPKIEALTNTPFLGFLRGLSYTLMIALFVSLCTRLKLFWKT
- a CDS encoding pentapeptide repeat-containing protein, whose amino-acid sequence is MNFKTLAFSVILSTLGFATVAQAENESDLQRLRTTNRCPECDLRGANLQQFDLRGAHLFKAQLQGANLRGVDLRSANLNQANLYDADLTQANLADANLFDANLRNTILERADLREADLSQADLSQVNLIKADLRDASLVNANLSESYLNQANLENADLRQAFLFNSDLEAANLTRANLLGADLRRANLDRTNLESANLTATILADTNVDRAELSQTVLKGSVLQGTDLAPIVCVVSNVVNCVISPASEQAEDLFFEPEIEN